One genomic segment of Methylocystis sp. SC2 includes these proteins:
- the irrA gene encoding iron response transcriptional regulator IrrA gives MDAEPNSTVPPDCAPRKRVAELLADAGLRPTRQRLSLGELLFGQSGDRHVTAERLYEEALAANLSVSLATVYNALHQFTQAGLLREIAVDGARVYFDTNTADHHHFLLEDDGELYDIAGANVSVSDLPQPPDGLRVARVDVVVRLRRA, from the coding sequence ATGGACGCCGAGCCGAATTCGACCGTTCCGCCTGACTGTGCGCCGCGCAAGCGCGTCGCAGAGTTGCTGGCCGACGCCGGGCTGCGGCCGACCCGTCAGCGGCTGTCGCTGGGCGAGTTGCTGTTCGGGCAGAGCGGCGATCGCCATGTGACGGCGGAGCGGCTCTACGAAGAGGCGCTCGCCGCCAATCTCTCCGTGTCCCTCGCGACCGTCTATAATGCGCTCCACCAGTTCACCCAGGCCGGCTTGCTGCGGGAGATCGCCGTCGACGGCGCCCGGGTGTATTTCGACACCAATACCGCCGACCACCATCATTTTCTTCTCGAAGACGACGGAGAGCTTTACGACATCGCCGGCGCGAATGTCTCGGTCTCCGATCTTCCCCAGCCGCCCGATGGTTTGCGCGTCGCACGCGTAGATGTCGTGGTGCGACTTCGCCGCGCCTAA
- the fabA gene encoding 3-hydroxyacyl-[acyl-carrier-protein] dehydratase FabA, whose translation MGERRSSFGYEDLLACGEEKLFGPGNAQLPLPPMLMFDRITEIFEDGGEHGKGYMRAELDIKPSLWFFDCHFKGNPVMPGCLGLDALWQMVGFYLAWLDNPGRGMALGVGEVKFSGQVRPTVKKVTYGIDFKRVFKGKLVLGIADGWVAADGERIYEAKDLKVGLAKAEAPAAA comes from the coding sequence ATGGGCGAAAGGCGCTCCTCATTCGGCTACGAGGATTTACTGGCATGCGGCGAGGAGAAGCTGTTCGGCCCGGGCAACGCCCAGCTGCCGCTGCCGCCGATGCTGATGTTCGACCGGATCACCGAGATCTTCGAAGACGGCGGCGAGCACGGCAAGGGCTACATGCGCGCCGAACTCGACATCAAGCCGAGTCTTTGGTTCTTCGACTGCCATTTCAAGGGCAATCCCGTGATGCCGGGCTGCCTTGGCCTCGACGCGCTGTGGCAGATGGTCGGCTTCTATCTCGCCTGGCTCGACAATCCGGGGCGCGGCATGGCGCTGGGCGTCGGCGAGGTGAAATTCAGCGGGCAAGTTCGCCCGACCGTGAAAAAGGTGACCTACGGCATCGACTTCAAGCGCGTCTTCAAGGGCAAGCTTGTGCTCGGCATCGCCGACGGCTGGGTCGCGGCGGACGGCGAGCGCATCTATGAGGCGAAGGATTTGAAGGTTGGCCTCGCCAAGGCCGAGGCGCCGGCAGCCGCCTGA
- the fabB gene encoding beta-ketoacyl-ACP synthase I produces MRRVVVTGMGIVSSIGNTTQEVIASLREAKSGIARAEKYAELGFRSQVYGMPSLDPSTIVDRRAMRFHATGTAWNHVAMDQAIADAGLTEAEISNARTGIIMGSGGPSTHTLVESADITRTKGPKRVGPFAVPKCMSSTASATLAVWFKIKGVNYSISSACATSNHCIGNAYELIQYGKQDMMFAGGCEELEWELSVLFDAMGAMSSSYNDRPATASRAYDKNRDGFVIAGGAGVLVLEELEHAKARGAKIYAEVAGYGATSDGHDMVAPSGEGAVRCMQQALATVKCPIDYINPHATATPVGDAKEIEALREVFGVGDKCPPIAATKSLTGHSLGATGVQEAIYSLLMMQNGFICESANIEELDPDFADMPIMRTRRDNVKLGAVLSNSFGFGGTNATLVFKHPDA; encoded by the coding sequence ATGAGACGAGTCGTCGTCACCGGCATGGGGATTGTGTCGTCGATCGGCAACACCACCCAGGAAGTGATCGCTTCGCTGCGCGAGGCGAAGTCTGGCATCGCCCGCGCGGAGAAATACGCCGAACTCGGCTTCCGTTCGCAGGTGTACGGCATGCCGTCGCTCGACCCCTCGACGATCGTCGACCGCCGCGCCATGCGGTTCCATGCGACAGGCACGGCGTGGAACCACGTCGCCATGGATCAGGCGATCGCCGACGCCGGGCTGACCGAAGCGGAGATCTCCAACGCGCGCACCGGAATCATCATGGGGTCCGGCGGCCCTTCGACCCATACGCTTGTCGAATCCGCCGACATCACGCGCACGAAGGGGCCCAAGCGCGTTGGTCCCTTCGCGGTGCCCAAATGCATGTCGTCGACCGCCTCGGCGACGCTTGCGGTCTGGTTCAAGATCAAAGGCGTCAACTATTCGATCTCGTCAGCCTGCGCCACGTCCAATCACTGCATCGGCAACGCCTACGAACTGATTCAGTATGGCAAGCAGGACATGATGTTTGCGGGCGGCTGCGAGGAGCTGGAGTGGGAGCTGTCGGTCCTCTTCGACGCGATGGGCGCCATGTCCTCCTCTTATAATGATCGTCCGGCGACGGCCTCGCGCGCCTATGACAAGAATCGCGACGGATTCGTCATCGCCGGCGGCGCCGGCGTGCTGGTGCTCGAAGAACTCGAACACGCCAAGGCGCGCGGCGCGAAGATCTACGCCGAAGTCGCCGGCTATGGCGCGACGTCCGACGGCCATGACATGGTGGCGCCCTCGGGCGAGGGCGCGGTGCGCTGCATGCAGCAGGCGCTCGCGACGGTGAAGTGCCCGATCGACTACATCAACCCCCACGCCACGGCGACACCGGTCGGCGACGCCAAGGAAATCGAGGCGCTGCGCGAAGTGTTCGGCGTCGGCGACAAATGCCCGCCGATCGCCGCGACCAAATCCCTGACCGGCCATTCGCTCGGCGCGACGGGCGTGCAGGAGGCGATCTATTCCTTGTTGATGATGCAGAACGGCTTCATCTGCGAAAGCGCCAATATCGAAGAGCTCGATCCGGATTTCGCCGACATGCCCATCATGCGGACGCGCCGCGACAATGTGAAGCTTGGCGCTGTGCTGTCCAACTCATTCGGCTTCGGCGGCACCAATGCGACATTGGTGTTCAAGCATCCAGACGCCTGA
- the fabI gene encoding enoyl-ACP reductase FabI gives MTVSTGLMQGKRGLIMGVANDHSIAYGVARVLARHGATLAFTYQGEALGKRVKPLAQELGSNLVLPCDAEDISTVDQVFARLEHDWGDMDFLVHSIAYSDKSELKGLYADTSRENFIRTLVISCFSFTEAARRAARLMKNGGSLLTVSFGGGTHVMPNYNVMGVAKAALDSSVRYLAADFGDRGIRVNALSPGPVRTMAGAGITGARAMGAFQKKHCPLRRMITLDEIGGSALYLLSELSGGVTGEVHLVDAGYNIMLQPRPEDLNGEE, from the coding sequence ATGACAGTTTCAACCGGTCTCATGCAGGGTAAGCGCGGCCTCATCATGGGCGTCGCCAATGATCATTCAATCGCCTATGGCGTCGCGCGCGTTCTTGCGCGCCACGGCGCGACGCTCGCATTCACCTATCAGGGCGAGGCGCTCGGCAAGCGCGTCAAGCCGCTCGCGCAGGAGCTCGGGTCGAACCTTGTGCTGCCATGCGACGCCGAGGATATTTCAACCGTGGATCAGGTGTTCGCGCGTCTCGAACACGACTGGGGCGATATGGATTTTCTCGTCCACTCCATCGCCTATTCCGACAAAAGCGAATTGAAGGGACTCTACGCCGACACCTCGCGCGAGAATTTCATTCGCACGCTTGTCATTTCCTGTTTTTCCTTCACCGAAGCCGCGCGCCGCGCCGCCAGGCTGATGAAGAATGGCGGATCACTGCTGACGGTGAGCTTTGGCGGCGGCACGCATGTCATGCCGAATTACAACGTCATGGGCGTCGCGAAGGCGGCGCTCGATTCATCGGTGCGCTATCTAGCGGCCGACTTCGGCGATCGCGGCATTCGCGTCAATGCGCTGTCGCCCGGTCCGGTGCGCACCATGGCGGGCGCCGGCATCACGGGCGCGCGGGCGATGGGCGCGTTCCAAAAAAAGCATTGTCCGTTGCGTCGGATGATCACGCTGGATGAAATCGGCGGTTCGGCGCTTTATTTGCTGTCGGAGCTTTCGGGCGGCGTGACGGGCGAAGTCCATCTTGTGGACGCCGGCTATAATATCATGTTGCAACCGCGTCCCGAGGATCTCAACGGCGAGGAGTAA
- a CDS encoding cytochrome c: MRIALSLGLVFIAAPAMAASADPTTGAQIAKAECASCHAVGSDAEAKSPDPKAPRFIDVAKMPSTTELSLKVFLRSSHKNMPNIILAREEIDSLASYILGLGGK; this comes from the coding sequence ATGAGGATAGCGCTGTCTTTAGGCTTGGTCTTCATTGCGGCGCCGGCGATGGCGGCGAGCGCGGATCCGACGACCGGCGCGCAGATCGCCAAAGCCGAATGCGCCTCATGCCATGCCGTTGGATCCGACGCAGAGGCCAAGAGCCCGGATCCCAAGGCGCCGCGCTTTATCGATGTGGCGAAGATGCCTTCGACGACTGAACTGTCGCTCAAGGTTTTCCTGCGCTCTTCGCACAAGAATATGCCTAACATCATTCTCGCCCGCGAAGAGATCGACTCGCTGGCAAGCTATATTTTGGGGCTTGGCGGCAAATAG
- a CDS encoding four-helix bundle copper-binding protein produces MHMIPKEMQACIDACLNCYQMCFGLAMTHCLEKGGEHVKPKHFRAMIACADMCRNSTQMMLMNSPLAKQMCALCAEACETCAKECDPIPDMKECADECRRCAEECRRMSGQKMAA; encoded by the coding sequence ATGCACATGATCCCGAAGGAAATGCAGGCCTGCATCGACGCCTGCCTGAACTGTTATCAGATGTGCTTCGGCCTGGCGATGACCCATTGCCTCGAGAAAGGCGGCGAGCATGTGAAGCCCAAACATTTCCGGGCGATGATCGCCTGCGCCGATATGTGCCGCAACAGCACGCAAATGATGCTGATGAATTCGCCGCTGGCGAAACAGATGTGCGCGCTCTGCGCCGAGGCTTGCGAAACCTGCGCCAAGGAATGCGATCCGATTCCGGACATGAAGGAATGCGCCGACGAATGCCGTCGCTGCGCCGAGGAATGCCGCAGAATGTCCGGACAGAAAATGGCCGCATAA
- a CDS encoding alkylphosphonate utilization protein: MVVTDSNGAELKDGDSVILIKDLKVKGSSVVLKRGALIKNIRLTDDPAEIDCRAEKVKGLVLRTEFVRKA; encoded by the coding sequence GTGGTTGTGACAGACAGCAATGGCGCAGAACTCAAGGACGGCGATTCCGTGATCTTGATAAAGGACTTGAAGGTCAAGGGCTCGTCGGTCGTTTTGAAACGCGGCGCCTTGATCAAAAATATCCGGCTCACGGATGATCCGGCTGAGATCGATTGCCGCGCCGAGAAGGTAAAAGGCCTCGTGCTGCGGACGGAGTTCGTCAGGAAAGCCTAG
- a CDS encoding sensor histidine kinase, which yields MMDGSASAASYLDSNLVLSKAASSAIDRSQMRVNFTAYATASLAVGLSALIGWFVQDWLVEGLPVVAFLPAIVVAAALGGSRAGLFAAALSVAIARPLFLNSPSLQAFGPRIAGSLLFLLLASLAIVTAVALLKIAIERVAVEAQKERSLIESAPNGIIVVGRAGKMLAANSSAERLFGYRREELLGRSVEMLVPKRASVTHKVVREAFQRSPETRPMGAGRDLRARRKDGDEFPVEIGLNPLEWSNEPAVLATITDITERKQHEERQRILARELEHGVGNFFALILAIIRRTLTTGRSISEAEQILTGRVQSLAKVHAVASEAMFQKVSMDKLLETDIAGFRDQIEAKGLDVSLSAKAAQAFALVINELVTNAVKHGALSTPSGRVLIDKRVEDIEGEKFITFEWKERGGPPVTAASRKGFGSFIIEEWPKQFDGRTTITYPPSGLSYQLHLPLASVTDNAGVDSA from the coding sequence ATGATGGATGGCTCTGCGTCCGCCGCTTCCTATCTTGATTCGAACTTGGTTCTCTCCAAGGCCGCCAGCAGCGCGATCGATCGGAGCCAAATGCGGGTAAATTTTACGGCTTACGCCACAGCGTCCTTAGCTGTCGGGCTGTCGGCGCTGATCGGCTGGTTCGTGCAAGATTGGCTGGTTGAGGGCTTGCCGGTCGTTGCATTTTTGCCTGCGATCGTCGTTGCCGCCGCGCTTGGCGGTTCTCGCGCAGGGCTATTCGCTGCGGCCCTTTCTGTGGCCATAGCTCGGCCGCTGTTTTTAAATTCTCCATCTCTCCAAGCCTTCGGCCCTCGCATCGCTGGTTCGTTGCTTTTTCTTCTGCTGGCGTCGCTCGCAATAGTGACGGCCGTCGCCCTCCTCAAGATTGCGATTGAACGCGTCGCCGTTGAAGCCCAAAAGGAGCGCTCTCTTATTGAGTCGGCCCCAAACGGCATCATCGTCGTCGGCAGAGCCGGCAAAATGCTCGCGGCTAATTCGAGCGCGGAGAGACTTTTCGGGTATCGGCGCGAAGAGCTCCTTGGGCGGTCAGTTGAAATGCTCGTCCCGAAAAGAGCATCGGTCACGCACAAAGTCGTGCGGGAGGCGTTTCAACGATCGCCAGAGACTCGCCCCATGGGCGCAGGCCGTGATCTGCGGGCGCGCAGAAAAGACGGAGACGAATTTCCAGTGGAGATCGGCCTCAACCCTTTGGAATGGAGCAACGAGCCCGCCGTGCTGGCGACAATCACAGATATAACTGAGCGGAAGCAGCACGAGGAGCGGCAGCGGATACTTGCAAGGGAGCTCGAGCATGGAGTCGGCAATTTCTTCGCGCTTATTTTAGCTATTATCCGAAGGACGTTAACAACGGGCCGGAGCATATCGGAAGCGGAACAAATCCTCACGGGGCGGGTGCAATCCCTCGCGAAGGTTCACGCTGTCGCCTCCGAGGCGATGTTTCAAAAAGTCTCAATGGATAAGTTACTCGAGACGGATATCGCCGGGTTCAGAGATCAGATAGAAGCCAAAGGCCTGGATGTTTCGCTCTCCGCAAAAGCCGCCCAAGCATTTGCCCTCGTTATCAATGAGCTTGTCACCAACGCGGTGAAACATGGCGCGCTCTCGACCCCCAGCGGGCGAGTGCTGATCGATAAGCGAGTCGAAGATATCGAAGGAGAGAAATTCATAACCTTTGAGTGGAAGGAAAGAGGCGGTCCTCCTGTGACAGCCGCTTCCAGGAAAGGATTTGGCAGCTTCATCATCGAGGAATGGCCGAAGCAATTTGATGGCAGGACGACCATTACCTATCCGCCAAGCGGACTGTCCTACCAGCTCCATCTGCCGCTTGCTTCCGTCACCGACAACGCGGGCGTAGACAGCGCCTAG
- a CDS encoding RNA polymerase sigma factor — protein MRQRSNAEWLLALRAGDQSQAVALAELRELVLGAIIKFLSRNETPGGSSLGHDLHQTAEDCAQEAIILIQSKLDQFRGESKFTTWAYSIAVRVTLGELRRRRWRKAVVNSARLGEDMPVWPTDAPEPERSLERRQAWALLARLIENSLTPLQRKALVAHAFQGMPLDLVAEWLGGNRNSVYKLIHDARKRLKAALLSEGVTHQDIIATFDSSRRKTYLSDEGKIVASQSVSHTVESGS, from the coding sequence ATGAGACAACGATCAAACGCCGAGTGGTTATTGGCCCTACGGGCAGGCGATCAGAGTCAGGCTGTCGCGCTGGCTGAGCTGCGTGAGCTCGTGCTTGGCGCGATCATCAAATTTCTCTCGCGAAACGAAACGCCCGGAGGTTCGTCGCTCGGCCACGATTTGCATCAAACGGCGGAGGACTGCGCCCAGGAGGCCATTATCCTCATTCAGTCGAAACTCGATCAATTTCGTGGCGAGAGCAAATTTACGACATGGGCCTATTCGATCGCGGTTCGCGTCACTCTTGGGGAGCTTCGACGACGACGCTGGCGGAAGGCGGTCGTGAATAGCGCGCGTCTTGGCGAAGATATGCCGGTCTGGCCGACCGATGCGCCAGAACCCGAGCGTAGTCTGGAACGGCGACAAGCGTGGGCTTTGTTGGCCCGCCTTATCGAGAACTCTTTGACGCCACTCCAGCGAAAAGCGCTTGTCGCTCACGCGTTTCAGGGCATGCCGCTTGACCTTGTCGCCGAGTGGCTCGGCGGCAATCGCAATAGCGTATACAAGCTTATTCATGATGCACGAAAGCGCCTCAAGGCCGCGCTACTTTCCGAAGGCGTTACGCATCAGGATATCATAGCTACGTTCGACTCATCCCGGCGCAAAACTTATCTCAGCGATGAGGGTAAGATTGTCGCGTCACAGAGCGTCTCACATACGGTTGAGTCCGGAAGCTAG
- a CDS encoding group 1 truncated hemoglobin yields the protein MSNLYERLGGENAVNAAVELFYRKVLADGRIAQFFDGVDIDQQIAKQKSFLTMAFGGPNNYTGADMRNAHKRLVAQGLNHSHVDAVIENLNYTLRDLGVPEKEVKEVAALANSVRDDVLNR from the coding sequence ATGTCAAATCTCTACGAGCGCCTCGGGGGCGAGAACGCCGTTAACGCCGCAGTTGAGCTTTTTTATCGCAAGGTTCTCGCGGACGGTCGCATCGCGCAGTTTTTTGACGGCGTCGACATCGATCAGCAAATCGCCAAACAGAAATCATTCCTGACCATGGCGTTTGGGGGCCCGAATAATTACACGGGAGCCGACATGCGCAATGCGCACAAGCGTCTCGTCGCCCAGGGCCTCAATCATTCCCATGTCGACGCGGTGATCGAAAATCTCAACTACACGCTTCGCGACCTTGGCGTGCCGGAAAAGGAGGTTAAGGAAGTCGCGGCGCTGGCGAACTCGGTACGTGATGACGTATTGAACCGTTGA
- a CDS encoding 2Fe-2S iron-sulfur cluster binding domain-containing protein, which yields MLKFEDRSVELRPGETVLEALERAGIDAPSSCRSGACQTCLHRAVEGVPPPESQVGLTKGQQALGFFLPCVCLPTSPLTITRPEDAGARRDAVIRAIEPLAPDVIRLRVDADDFAYRPGQFLELVADGDLRRHYSLASHPEDDPFLEMHIRLHENGRMSRRLGECKPGDRLHVAGPSGTCFYEGVHEDQRLLLIGAGTGLAPLYGVLRDALKRGHLGPIRLYHGARSREGLYLDKELKALSRTRAQVDYRPCLLDPHAPAGGDVAATALDAEQDVKDSAIFLCGGENLVKRLKRDFFMRGASMKNIRSDAFTPSG from the coding sequence ATGCTGAAGTTCGAGGATCGTTCGGTCGAACTCAGGCCAGGTGAAACAGTGCTCGAAGCGCTGGAGCGGGCCGGCATCGACGCGCCTTCGTCGTGCCGGTCCGGCGCTTGTCAGACCTGTCTGCATCGCGCGGTCGAAGGCGTTCCTCCGCCGGAGTCTCAAGTTGGATTGACAAAGGGTCAGCAGGCGCTTGGTTTTTTTCTGCCCTGTGTCTGTTTGCCGACGTCGCCGCTGACGATTACGCGTCCGGAGGACGCCGGAGCGCGCCGGGACGCCGTCATTCGAGCGATTGAGCCGCTCGCGCCCGATGTGATCCGACTGCGCGTCGACGCAGATGATTTCGCGTATCGGCCAGGTCAGTTCCTCGAACTTGTCGCGGATGGCGATTTAAGACGTCATTACTCGCTCGCGAGCCATCCCGAGGACGATCCATTTCTCGAGATGCATATCCGACTGCATGAAAATGGCCGAATGAGCCGACGGCTTGGAGAATGCAAGCCAGGCGACCGCTTGCATGTCGCGGGTCCGTCCGGGACATGCTTTTACGAAGGCGTTCACGAGGATCAGCGCCTGCTGCTGATCGGCGCCGGGACGGGTCTCGCGCCACTCTATGGCGTGTTGCGAGACGCTCTGAAGCGGGGCCATCTCGGTCCAATCCGTCTCTACCACGGCGCGCGCAGCCGTGAAGGTCTCTATCTTGATAAAGAGCTGAAAGCGCTGAGCCGGACGCGGGCGCAAGTCGACTACCGACCATGCCTGCTTGATCCACATGCGCCGGCTGGAGGAGACGTTGCGGCGACGGCCCTGGACGCCGAGCAAGACGTCAAGGACAGCGCAATTTTTCTGTGTGGCGGCGAAAATCTCGTGAAACGGCTGAAGCGTGACTTCTTCATGCGCGGCGCCAGCATGAAAAACATCCGATCGGATGCGTTCACGCCGTCGGGCTGA
- the dinB gene encoding DNA polymerase IV — MDAFYASVEQRDNPELRGKPVAVGGSRERGVVAAASYEARAFGVRSAMPSVTAKRNCPELIFMKPRFDVYKDVSRQIRSIFAEYTPIVEPLSLDEAYLDVTENLKGMATATRIAEDIRARIRAETGLTASAGVSYNKFLAKLASDYRKPDGLFVITPKMGPAFVEALQVGKFHGVGPATTTKMNRLGIETGLDLKAQTLAFLQRHFGKSGVYYYWISRGVDDRPVRPDRARKSMGAETTFVEDLFSFAAARAALQPIIEKVWRYCESAGIRGRTVTLKVKYPDFRQITRSRTGAATIATQAELAQLVLALLGQVFPAPMGIRLLGVTLSSLSDEQSGRDDQFSLSV, encoded by the coding sequence ATGGACGCCTTTTACGCCTCCGTCGAGCAGCGCGACAATCCGGAGCTGCGCGGCAAGCCGGTCGCCGTCGGCGGATCGCGGGAGCGCGGCGTCGTCGCGGCGGCAAGCTACGAAGCGAGAGCCTTCGGCGTGCGCTCCGCCATGCCGTCGGTCACCGCGAAGCGGAATTGCCCCGAGCTTATTTTCATGAAGCCGCGCTTCGACGTTTACAAGGACGTGTCGCGGCAGATTCGTTCAATTTTCGCCGAATATACGCCGATCGTCGAGCCGCTGTCGCTGGACGAGGCCTATCTCGATGTGACCGAGAATTTGAAGGGTATGGCGACGGCGACACGGATCGCCGAGGACATACGGGCAAGAATTCGCGCCGAGACCGGCCTTACCGCTTCGGCGGGCGTTTCCTATAATAAATTCCTGGCCAAGCTCGCCTCGGATTACAGGAAGCCCGACGGCCTCTTCGTCATCACGCCGAAGATGGGGCCGGCTTTCGTCGAGGCCCTTCAGGTGGGGAAATTCCATGGCGTCGGGCCGGCCACGACGACGAAGATGAATCGGCTTGGGATCGAAACCGGGCTCGACCTCAAAGCGCAGACTCTCGCTTTCCTTCAGCGTCATTTCGGGAAATCGGGAGTCTATTACTATTGGATTTCGCGGGGCGTTGACGACAGGCCGGTCCGCCCTGACCGCGCGCGCAAGTCGATGGGCGCCGAAACCACCTTTGTCGAGGATCTCTTCAGCTTCGCGGCGGCGCGCGCCGCGCTCCAGCCGATCATCGAAAAGGTCTGGCGCTACTGCGAGAGCGCGGGAATACGTGGGCGCACTGTCACATTGAAGGTGAAATATCCCGATTTCCGCCAGATCACGCGCAGCCGCACGGGCGCCGCGACGATTGCGACACAAGCGGAACTTGCTCAGCTCGTCTTGGCTCTGCTCGGACAGGTGTTTCCCGCGCCAATGGGAATCCGGCTGTTGGGCGTCACGCTGTCGTCTCTCAGCGACGAGCAATCTGGACGCGACGATCAATTCAGCCTGAGCGTTTAG
- a CDS encoding HypC/HybG/HupF family hydrogenase formation chaperone: MCLGVPMRVIDGDDMSALCEGAGRSERISMLLIGAQPPGAHVLVHLGTAMRVLEEEEAALIAAALKGLDAALAGHSFEAHFADLIDREPQLPAHLAPSDE, translated from the coding sequence ATGTGTCTTGGCGTGCCGATGCGCGTGATCGACGGCGACGACATGTCGGCGCTTTGCGAAGGCGCCGGCCGGTCCGAGCGCATTTCCATGCTGCTGATCGGCGCGCAGCCTCCGGGCGCGCATGTGCTCGTCCATCTCGGCACGGCGATGCGCGTGCTTGAGGAAGAAGAAGCCGCTCTGATCGCGGCCGCGCTCAAAGGCCTTGACGCGGCGCTTGCCGGACATTCCTTTGAAGCGCATTTCGCCGATCTTATCGACCGCGAGCCGCAATTGCCCGCCCATCTGGCGCCGTCCGACGAATAA
- a CDS encoding HyaD/HybD family hydrogenase maturation endopeptidase, producing MARRVLVLGIGNILWGDEGFGVRAVEAFHRRYALPEHVTILDGGTQGLYLVQFVREADDLLVFDAIDYGLAPGTLKIVRDGEVPKFTGSKKMSLHQTGFQEVLSAADLLGDYPSRLALVGCQPLDLENWGGPLTEPVRGAIDAAVAAAHDILREWGVDCASRAKPLSPDLALLGHDLDHQSYESRRGADAAGEWRD from the coding sequence GTGGCGCGGCGCGTGCTCGTCCTTGGCATCGGCAACATACTTTGGGGCGACGAAGGTTTCGGCGTGCGCGCGGTGGAGGCGTTTCATCGCCGCTACGCCCTTCCGGAACACGTCACGATTCTCGACGGCGGAACGCAGGGGCTTTATCTCGTGCAGTTTGTCCGCGAGGCGGACGACCTTCTCGTCTTCGACGCCATCGATTACGGCCTTGCGCCCGGAACGCTGAAGATCGTGCGTGATGGCGAAGTGCCGAAATTCACCGGCTCGAAAAAGATGAGCCTGCATCAGACCGGCTTTCAAGAAGTGCTGAGCGCCGCCGACCTCTTAGGCGATTATCCGTCGCGCCTTGCGCTTGTCGGCTGCCAGCCGCTCGATCTCGAAAACTGGGGCGGTCCGCTCACCGAGCCGGTGCGCGGCGCGATCGACGCCGCCGTCGCGGCGGCGCATGACATTTTGCGGGAATGGGGCGTCGATTGCGCGTCGCGCGCCAAACCATTGTCCCCAGACTTGGCGCTGCTTGGACATGACCTAGACCATCAGAGCTACGAGAGCCGGAGAGGCGCGGACGCCGCCGGCGAATGGAGGGATTGA
- the cybH gene encoding Ni/Fe-hydrogenase, b-type cytochrome subunit — protein MTDISRIDVADSHGEKVVAQPTVYVYEAPVRLWHWVNALAILVLIVTGYLIGSPLPTVAGEASQHFVMGYIRFAHFTAGQIMAVGFLLRGYWAFMGNEHSRQIYFVPIWRASFWKELAHEIRWYAFLEKAPMKYVGHNPLAQTAMFAMYTLMSAFMIVTGFALYSEGEGADSWEAKLFGWVFYIWPNSQEVHTWHHLGMYVIVTFIIIHIYAAVREDIMSRQSIISSMISGERHFKDGA, from the coding sequence ATGACCGACATTTCGCGCATCGATGTCGCCGATTCTCACGGCGAGAAGGTGGTGGCGCAGCCGACCGTCTATGTCTATGAGGCGCCGGTGCGGCTCTGGCATTGGGTCAACGCCCTCGCCATCCTTGTCCTCATCGTCACCGGCTATCTGATCGGCTCCCCCTTGCCGACGGTCGCCGGCGAAGCGTCGCAGCATTTCGTCATGGGCTATATCCGCTTCGCCCATTTCACTGCCGGGCAGATCATGGCCGTCGGCTTTCTGCTGCGCGGCTATTGGGCGTTCATGGGCAATGAACATTCGCGGCAGATCTATTTCGTGCCTATTTGGCGCGCCTCCTTCTGGAAGGAGCTTGCGCATGAAATCCGCTGGTACGCCTTCCTCGAAAAGGCGCCGATGAAATATGTCGGCCATAATCCGTTGGCGCAGACGGCGATGTTCGCCATGTATACGCTAATGTCGGCGTTCATGATCGTCACCGGCTTCGCGCTCTATTCGGAAGGCGAGGGGGCCGACAGTTGGGAGGCGAAGCTCTTCGGCTGGGTCTTTTACATCTGGCCCAACAGCCAGGAAGTGCACACTTGGCATCACCTCGGCATGTATGTGATCGTCACGTTCATCATCATCCACATCTACGCGGCTGTGCGCGAAGACATCATGTCGCGCCAGAGCATCATCTCTTCGATGATCTCAGGCGAGCGTCATTTCAAGGATGGAGCCTGA